ATCTCTTtttcccccccaaaaaaaaaagaaataaagctTGGTGCATTAGGGGCAGTAAAGTCTTTTAGCTTTTCCTTTCCCTGTTTTGGAAGGTTAAAGTAACCACAAGTGTCCGATTCAAAAGTGAAAATAGTACTAAAATTGTGATGAttaataaaagttttttttttttaaattgctcCTTCTATTATAATTTTTACGATAACAATTAAGCCCGAGCCTCAATAGTAAATCTAGCTAATTAGAATTTAGCTTCTTCGtcgatttaaatttaatttaacttgtaaaaattttaaaaaataaaaaaaaatgttcaaAATTTTTGGTATTGAGGGGTTACGATGAATTTATTTTTTGGatggttatttttattttttttttaagaaactaaatatcatatttttattataatactttaagaattaaatatttagagaaattatgaaataaaatttgaaatttaatactTATATAAAAAAACTAAGTAAAAAgaatgtaattttaatattatcattacAAATTGCGGATGACAGACCTTATTACTAAGCAAATTAATAGAccatttgttaaaaaaaattcgtattcagttaatgaaagacAAATTTTTCCTacctttaattataaatttttaatttaaaagaaaaataatttttattaaaataataaaaaaataaaaccattttgataacaattattattaattaataaaagaaataaagtttAATTTGATCCTGTATTTATTgagaatatttaatttaattaatttttaatttaatttaatttataaattttaatttatattcaaattaatctaattaataaagatattattttttaatattaaaaattaaaactgaGCTAAATTATATCTCCTCAACAAATATAGAGTAATTTGAACCTTATTCTAATAATAAAAATACCATGAGATCTCTCATATAATTGTCCTTTTCTATAGAAAATAAAagccaattaaaatttataagtacGGTGCCACGTGGTGACTTGTGTATTGTCAGTTTGGTTGAATAGAGGAGCGGCGTGGATGATGGAATGGAGCTAGTTAAAGACTTGGACAAGCATCAGAGACCAGTTCAAATTAAAAACAACAGAAAGCAGAATCTTGTGCGTATAAACCTAGACGAGTACTCGAAAGTGTAAGGCTAAGTAttcagtttaaattaaattaaaattaatttaattagaaaaattaaattaattaaattattatattttaaaaattaaattaaaataaataataaattaaattaaattaaattattatatttcaatttgatttagtttaatgtgattaatttttgagtttagataaattttttaatttaaatttaattttaaagttatttaatttgattttgatattagtttgaatttaataattattaattaattaaattaaataatttatatataattaataaattaacttaattcggttcaattaattttttctttttataattaaattgaattaaaataaatgaaaattttaaaatataaaattaaattgaattaaattattttaaaaattaaattaaaataatttaatttaatttatttaatttaaattaaataataatcacTCTTAGGAAAGAGGAtggttaataaaatattttttcaacTATCATTAGAAAATATTGGATAAACAACCAATGGTTGGTGGAGATGCACGCAGGTCACATGGAGCTTAGGGTGTGGGATCATGAGAAAATTCAAAATCACCTGGGTTAGTATttatgggatttttttttttgaaattgggaAATAAAAATGTGAATCTCGAAACTATTTTGGTTGTTGTTTAGTGGTCTGTGCCTCTTCGGCTCTTCCTTTGTGGTGTTTCACGCTTCTGACTTCTGACACCTGTCCCTCCAGTGCACGATTTCTaaactgaatttgaaaattgaattgatttaaactaaaaaaattaatattgtaaaattgaattaaatcttgtcaaaaaattttgaattaaataaaaaattaaaatatttttttaatatcttttaaataaaacatatataattaaaaaataataataagggaatatatatatatatatattataaatattcaaATATATTAAAATCGTTATTTTAAATGATCTTATCCAATAAAATCAATCAATAGTGGCAAATATGTTAAAcatatttaatttcatgaaaaaatTATCAGTTCTATCCATCCAATTTTTATCTATTCAAGTAAAtagttaaattatttaaattataatgaatatttttttaaaattaattaaattaattttatttatttgatagagaagtaataaaataattttaaaaaatttaagaaatagtcGTGTGTTTAGTGAAAATAAggataaatttttttaaagaaaaaattaatactTCACAggtaattttagaatatttttgtTGAATGTGAATCAACTTTTAATTTAACAAATTTGGATCTCAATGGGATTAAGAATTTCAGACTATTATCACATTCTGACACGCGGATCGAATACAGAAAGACAAAGTGGCTCCAAACTCCGAATGATGACATTGTGCATATGGCTGTCCTTATTCCCTAATGATCTCAAAAGTGATTCTATTTTCATATCGTTATTGTTGCCCTCTGTGAAAAGCTGCGTACAATCAAAATTCAGAATTCGAAAGAGCCTGGGGATAAAAATTACTTTTATGGCGCTggagaaaaatagagaaaatttttCTAATGCAAGATGGAGTGGGACCACGCACAAATTTGATTTTGGAAACTAGTCCATGCCAGCATTTAAGTCTGTTTTGTAAACTAGTTTATGGAGTAGGACCACACACAAGTTATCAAATACCAAAGGGAAATAGAAAAGATAGAAAAAATCAACTCAGTCGAGAAGCATAAAGTTGTGATATTGATGCCAATGACGGTCCATCCATGCACAGTACAATTGAGCACGAGGACATACCCCACTACTCACAAAGGCTAACGAAATTTCAATTATTGCACTAAATGTAGCTAGGCGGTTTAGGCAAAAAGATGGGTAATTTAACTTACATTTCTAGCAAAATTAATGCGTGGAACCTTTTATTACTACCATGGAAAGTTTCCAATAATAATACCAGGGAGGATTTTATATGTTTTTATTCAATTGCCTTTAACTTAATTAGCTTCTGTGGTCTTTTGATTCTTCTTGTTGGACCTTCCAATTCAAGAAACGCATTATCCTACTTCTTATATAATGCTTTACTGCTTTTGCATGAACGCTGAGAATAATGACCTTTTGAAAAAGTAATTGCAACATTTTGTATAAGCGAAGAAAGGAGCATCTTCAACACAGCCATGCCAGGATCTTGATATTAAATTTCACTTGGACTTATTCTTGTGTAACGAATTTAACTGTGGGATCCATACATACCATCATGATGATGGAAATCAATGTCACACAGCTCATACTGTCATAAATGCAGATTTTTAAATGCAACCCTAAAGGGTGGAGAATAAACGAAAGTGGTTAATCACAACATTAACGTATATCTTGATATAAAACGTAATGAGTTAGAGATATTCAATTGAAATATAATCCAATGAGATGAATATTATTAGTTcatattatttcattaaaattttgaaaaatgagaCTAAGCTTGGAGAATAGGCATCCAGCCATGATAGtgaagtgagttaatgcttcTGAGGACGGCCTTATATTCTATTTTAATTTAGTAATATTGATTATTAATGTGCATCTCGGCTTGTCCTTTATGGTGAAAGGGGTCCAAGCAGCTAGCTGGCTGGCTACTAAATAGTGTAACCATAACGAGCCCTATTCCCCAGCAAGGAATAAAGCAACTTTTTCACTTTTGGCTTCTGGAGGTTGAAAGTTGAGGGCCCAACCACCGCCTACAACTATTTCTTTGTCTTTTTTTTGGTGGGGGGGGCGGGGCGGCGCAACGGAGAGAATTGTTTTTTTCCGCACTGGGTAAAACATTCGGCCGATCACATGGTGGGCTTGGACTTAGCCTCTTCCACTTTAGACCTGACTAGTAAGCTGGGCTTACGCTTGGGTATTTATGCTTATACTAAAAGAAACAGCACAAAAATAGGACACTAGCGAAGCCCAAGATTAGCCCTAATATTGCAATCCGTGTTTTTAGTAGGCCCATTTTGGTATTTGACACGCATATTAAACCCTCAGAAAGTTCCATAGGAAATCTAGGGTTTGCGATTCGCTGCAGAGGAGGTTAAGCCAGAGACTGCTCACCCTTCATCACCGTCACCATGGGTCGCATGCACAGTCGCGGGTATCGCCGTCTCTCACTCTCtcgttctctctctctcccaatgTGTGTATATTGCAGTTTTTGATCTGTGCATTGCTTGCTTGCAGTAAGGGTATTTCTGCTTCAGCTCTGCCTTACAAGAGAACTCCACCAAGTTGGCTCAAAATCTCTCCCCAGGATGTTAGTCCTATAAGTCTCCATTTCTTGCAGTTCCATGGAATCAATTGCTCTCTTATTTGTTGTTCAAAATGCTAGAAATATGCTAATGTGTTTAGAGAGAAAATTTTGGTCACTTGTAGCTTGGAAATAACCAAAATAGATAACCAATATCAATATTCTACTGACCCACGCTGCTGTTTATTTTGAGCTCATTTTTTAGGAGGTTTTCAATTATGTGGGATTACAATGCATGCATAGATTAAGATATTTTAGGATTTCAAGTTAGTCTTTGAATGAGGAATAATACGAGTTGTTTTCAGGTTCAGGAGAACATTTGCAAATTTGCAAAGAAGGGGCTTACTCCTTCTCAGATTGGTGTCATTCTCCGAGATTCTCATGGTATTGCTCAGGTTAAGAGTGTCACCGGAAGCAAGATTTTGCGCATCCTGAAGGCTCATGGTAAGATTGTCTTGATCGCTTAAGGATTTATAGACCATTTTTGAAAGAAAAtatgcttcttttttttttgtgtcaaaaataaatagaaatgtaGCTTACGGGATTAGTTGAATGGGTACTTATGCGTTGTTTGTTTCATGGAAATATTGTCCCATAAAACATTTCCTATGTTTATGCTTTGTTGGTAAttttgatatggattcaaatgatataaactttggggcgtcctctactaacaatGCTCTACATCGGAGTCCggttgtagtgagaaatatgcaagttTTTAGTGTGTTCACCGAAAGCGATACACCATGCcgggcgcccgggtgtggtgttaagtgagcaattATTAACACATCATGGACGGTTGTGGTTAAAGAagttagtagaacagatagtggaacagaatacAAGATGAAGGGTGAAagataaagatctaatccttctttATCCTAATGGCtcatcaatcaagttaggtgcattaaggataaagaaggaaaagtgttggtgaaagatgaggacattaaagaaagatggagaaattattttaatgatctttttaataatagtcaaaatgataatagtgtgaatatagattatagaacaatagaaaagaatgtgaattatactggaaggattagatctttagaagtaaaggaagcacttaagagaatgaaagtgggtaaagcctgtggaccggATGAAAtatcaattgaagtgtggaagtgtttggaagATATGGGAgtagcatggttaactaaattatttaataagattctaaacttaaacaaaatgcctgatgaatggaggatgagcattttagtacctatttttaaaaataagagagacatacagagttgcttaaactataggggaattaaactcatgagccatactatgaagttgtgggaggaaattgtggagcatcgactacgtcatgatacttctatctctctcaatcaatttggtttcatgcccggttgttcaactatggaagcgatttggagaaggcttatgatagtgttccaagagatgttttatggaatgtgttagaacaaaagagggtatctattaggtacatataagtgttgaaagatatgtatgaagaagcaactactattgtgcgcacagtgggaggggacacaagagattttccgatctcaattagattacaccaaggatcagccataagcctttgcctttttacattagttttagatgaattgatgaaacatatacaagagagtattccttggtgcatgatgtttgcggatgatattgttctgatagatgagacacgaggagtcaatagaaagctagagctttggagaagtactctagagtcaaagggttttttaagttaagtagaacgaagacagaatacatacattgcaagttcagtgaaggctaaactggtgatagggaatgagttagtttgaatggagtggtactgtcccaaagtaattactttaaatatctaggctcagtccttcaagtagatgggggatgtgagaaggatgttagtcataggattaaagtcggatggttgaagtggagacgtgctatgggagttttatgtgatcgtaagattcctaataagttgaaaggaaaattttaccgtacagccatacgaccggctatgttatatggtattgagtgttgggcattgaaagagtagtatgcatctaagataagagttgtagagatgagaatgttaaggtggatgagtggccatactagattagataaagtccgtaataagagtattagagaaaaggtaggagtggtgccaattgaagataagttgagagaagggagattgaggtggtttggtcatgtgaagcgtagacatacggaggttccagttagacaagtagagcacatcaggttaaaggatagaaagaaaaaaaggggtagacttaaattaacttggaggagagtagtacaacataatctagaagcattacacatttctgaggatttaattcgaaatcgtttagagtggagaaagcgaatccatatagccgaccccaaattttttggataaaggcttagtttaattgagttgagtatgCTTTGTTGGTAATTTGTTCAACTGAGAGTGTTTCCTTTCTCTAAGGAAAAGCTAAATTGTTTAGAGGGAACATGACTTACTCTTATTCAAATGAGCTGAATTCTGAGTTCTTGTTATTGAGTGTGTAATATAAAATAAACTGAATTCAATGTGCAGTAATTTGTTCAgacttttatatttaattttttcttctttGCGACAAACTCTTGTGCTACAATGTTGCTTTGTCATTTTTTAATTCATTTGTTGATTGGTCATTTGATATTTGTGTTGTTAGGTCTTGCCCCTGAAATTCCTGAGGATTTGTATCATCTCATCAAGAAAGCTGTTGCTATTAGGAAGCATTTGGAGAGGAACAGGAAGGACAAGGATTCCAAGTTTCGGTTGATCCTTGTTGAGAGCAGGATTCATAGGCTTGCTCGATACTACAAGAAAACAAAGAAGCTACCTCCTGTCTGGAAATAGTAAGTTGTTTACTTTGTTGCTAATTCTCTCATTTTGGTTTCTGAATAAAAGTTTTAGCTTATGTGATTACTTGGTGTAATTGTAAATCATTCCCTCCgccccaccaaaaaaaaaaaaaaaaagcaactcaCAGGCATAATTGTCTCTGTTTGAACTTTCTGTAAATTCATAAATTTTGAGCTAAAACACATGTGT
Above is a genomic segment from Hevea brasiliensis isolate MT/VB/25A 57/8 chromosome 17, ASM3005281v1, whole genome shotgun sequence containing:
- the LOC110670212 gene encoding 40S ribosomal protein S13: MGRMHSRGKGISASALPYKRTPPSWLKISPQDVQENICKFAKKGLTPSQIGVILRDSHGIAQVKSVTGSKILRILKAHGLAPEIPEDLYHLIKKAVAIRKHLERNRKDKDSKFRLILVESRIHRLARYYKKTKKLPPVWKYESTTASTLVA